The Alphaproteobacteria bacterium genome contains a region encoding:
- a CDS encoding pilus assembly protein TadG-related protein, with product MCTDRSGNVAIIFAIAAIPIFGAVAAAVDYSRANSARTAMQVALDAAALMVAKEAINLTSTQVQNKAKKYFNAQFDRPDVKKLDITFSMVTNGPGDFTVLAEATGRIDTSIAQVIGKKTIDLRADAQVRWGFKALELALALDNTGSMAQKNKMTELKSAVKLLFSILKTNSKVPGDTKIAVIPFNTVVNVGTEYVDASWMSYDATVTKTNWNGCVADRDQPNDVKDATPSGAATLFPAAQCATLAKALPLTDDWDALNAMVDTMTPTGNTNVTIGMAWGWHALTQKEPFTQAQPVKPDVEKVMILLTDGLNTANRFTTVPSQIDTRTAAVCDNIKNANIRLYTVRVIEGNLALLQGCASTPNMFFDVQVASDLKAVFTSIAASLSGARLAK from the coding sequence TTGTGCACGGACCGCTCCGGCAATGTGGCGATCATCTTCGCGATCGCGGCGATCCCGATCTTCGGCGCTGTGGCGGCCGCCGTCGACTACAGCCGGGCCAACTCCGCGCGCACCGCAATGCAGGTCGCTCTCGACGCCGCCGCCCTGATGGTCGCGAAGGAAGCAATCAACCTCACCAGCACCCAGGTCCAGAACAAGGCGAAGAAATATTTCAACGCCCAGTTCGATCGTCCCGACGTCAAGAAACTCGACATCACCTTCTCGATGGTGACCAACGGACCCGGCGACTTCACGGTCCTCGCCGAAGCAACCGGCAGGATCGACACCTCGATCGCGCAGGTCATCGGCAAGAAGACCATCGACCTGCGCGCGGACGCACAGGTGCGCTGGGGCTTCAAGGCGCTCGAACTCGCGCTCGCGCTCGATAACACCGGCTCGATGGCACAGAAGAACAAGATGACCGAGCTGAAGTCGGCCGTGAAGCTTCTGTTCTCGATCCTCAAGACCAATTCCAAGGTGCCGGGCGATACCAAGATCGCGGTGATCCCCTTCAACACCGTCGTCAACGTCGGAACCGAGTACGTCGACGCCTCGTGGATGAGCTACGACGCAACCGTGACCAAGACGAACTGGAACGGCTGTGTCGCCGACCGCGATCAGCCGAACGACGTCAAGGACGCGACGCCGAGCGGTGCCGCCACGCTGTTTCCTGCGGCTCAGTGTGCCACGTTAGCCAAGGCGCTGCCCCTCACCGACGACTGGGACGCGCTGAACGCCATGGTCGACACCATGACGCCGACCGGCAACACCAACGTGACCATCGGGATGGCGTGGGGCTGGCATGCGCTCACCCAGAAAGAGCCCTTCACGCAGGCGCAGCCGGTCAAGCCCGACGTCGAGAAAGTCATGATCCTGCTGACCGACGGCCTCAATACCGCGAACCGCTTCACCACCGTCCCATCTCAGATCGATACGCGCACCGCAGCCGTTTGCGACAACATCAAGAACGCCAACATCAGGCTCTACACGGTGCGTGTCATCGAAGGAAACCTGGCGCTGCTGCAAGGCTGCGCGAGCACTCCCAACATGTTCTTCGACGTGCAGGTGGCGAGCGACCTGAAGGCCGTCTTCACCTCGATCGCGGCAAGCCTGTCCGGTGCGCGACTGGCCAAGTAG
- the clpS gene encoding ATP-dependent Clp protease adapter ClpS: MRERAADDDRRKRGGNGAPGSAVITRTKPQTKKPNLYRVLILNDDYTPMEFVVHVLERFFNKDREAATRIMLHVHHHGIGECGVFTYEVAETKVTQVMDFARKHQHPLQCVMEKK; the protein is encoded by the coding sequence TTGCGCGAACGCGCGGCCGACGATGACCGGCGCAAGCGGGGCGGGAACGGCGCGCCGGGCAGCGCGGTTATCACGCGCACCAAGCCGCAGACCAAGAAGCCCAATCTCTATCGTGTGCTGATCCTGAACGACGACTACACGCCGATGGAGTTCGTGGTTCACGTGCTCGAGCGCTTTTTCAACAAGGACCGCGAGGCGGCTACGCGAATCATGCTGCACGTGCATCATCACGGCATTGGAGAGTGCGGCGTCTTCACCTACGAGGTGGCTGAAACAAAAGTGACGCAGGTGATGGACTTTGCGCGCAAACACCAGCATCCTCTCCAGTGTGTGATGGAGAAGAAGTGA
- the clpA gene encoding ATP-dependent Clp protease ATP-binding subunit ClpA, with product MPTFSRSLEQSLHRALALANERHHEYATLEHLLLALLEDQDAAAVMRACNVDLEKLKRSLTSYIESELDNLVTEGNEDSKPTAGFQRVIQRAVIHVQSSGREEVTGANVLVAIFAERESHAAYFLQEQDMTRYDAVNYISHGIAKRAGLSESKPVRGVDEDTDTKTGDDTKKKGDALEAYCINLNKKAREGKIDPLIGRDSEISRTIQVLCRRQKNNPLFVGDAGVGKTAIAEGLARRIVNGEVPDVLRNATVFALDMGTLLAGTRYRGDFEERLKQVIKELEATPGAIMFIDEIHTVIGAGATSGGAMDASNLLKPALAGGTLRCIGSTTYKEYRQYFEKDRALVRRFQKIDVNEPSIPDAIEILKGLKPYFEDYHRLKYTNEAIKAAVELSARYIHDRKLPDKAIDVIDESGAAQMLLPESRRKKTIGLKEVETTIATMARIPPKTVSKDDAEVLAHLDETLKRVVYGQDKAIGALSSSIKLARAGLREPEKPIGCYLFSGPTGVGKTEVAKQLAALLGVELIRFDMSEYMERHTVSRLIGAPPGYVGFDQGGLLTDGVDQHPHCVLLLDEIEKAHPDLFNVLLQIMDHGKLTDHNGKQVDFRNVILIMTTNAGASDLAKAAYGFTRTKREGDDMEAINRMFAPEFRNRLDATITFAHLNQEVIAQVVAKFVMQLEAQLADRNVTIELSDEASKWLIAHGYDEQMGARPMARVIQEHIKKPLADVVLFGVLKSGGHVRVVLARDEDGNEKLSFEYPEGPITPKQEKLPEPRKNRVKRRSAPRKPRPPGPKGGTPPSGRGSVPKVPLVKV from the coding sequence ATGCCAACTTTTTCGCGCAGCCTCGAACAGTCGCTCCATCGGGCGCTTGCCCTCGCCAACGAGCGCCATCACGAGTACGCCACACTCGAACACCTGCTGCTGGCGCTGCTCGAGGATCAGGATGCGGCCGCTGTGATGCGGGCCTGCAATGTCGACCTCGAAAAGCTCAAGCGCAGCCTGACCTCCTATATCGAGTCCGAGCTCGACAATCTGGTGACCGAAGGGAACGAGGACTCCAAGCCCACGGCAGGTTTCCAGCGCGTGATCCAGCGCGCCGTGATCCACGTGCAGTCGTCGGGCCGCGAGGAAGTCACCGGCGCCAACGTGCTGGTCGCGATCTTTGCCGAGCGCGAGAGCCACGCGGCCTATTTCCTGCAAGAGCAGGACATGACCCGCTATGACGCGGTCAACTACATCAGCCACGGGATCGCCAAGCGGGCAGGGCTCTCCGAGAGCAAGCCGGTGCGCGGGGTCGACGAAGACACCGACACCAAGACCGGCGACGACACCAAGAAGAAGGGCGACGCGCTCGAGGCCTATTGCATCAACCTGAACAAGAAGGCGCGCGAGGGCAAGATCGACCCGCTGATCGGGCGCGACAGCGAGATCAGCCGCACCATCCAGGTCCTGTGCCGGCGCCAGAAGAACAATCCGCTGTTTGTCGGCGATGCCGGTGTCGGCAAGACCGCGATCGCCGAAGGGCTGGCGCGGCGCATCGTCAACGGTGAAGTGCCGGACGTGTTGCGCAACGCCACGGTGTTCGCGCTCGACATGGGCACGCTGCTCGCCGGCACGCGCTACCGCGGCGATTTCGAGGAACGCCTGAAGCAGGTGATCAAGGAGCTCGAGGCGACCCCCGGCGCGATCATGTTCATCGACGAGATCCACACCGTGATCGGCGCGGGCGCGACATCGGGCGGCGCCATGGACGCCTCGAACCTGCTCAAGCCCGCGCTCGCGGGCGGCACGCTGCGCTGCATCGGCTCGACCACCTACAAGGAGTACCGCCAGTACTTCGAGAAGGACCGCGCGCTGGTGCGCCGCTTCCAGAAGATCGACGTGAACGAGCCGTCGATCCCGGACGCGATCGAGATCCTGAAAGGGCTCAAGCCCTATTTCGAGGACTACCACCGCCTCAAGTACACCAACGAGGCGATCAAGGCCGCGGTGGAGCTCTCCGCGCGCTACATCCACGACCGCAAGCTGCCCGACAAGGCGATCGACGTGATCGACGAGTCGGGTGCCGCACAGATGCTGCTGCCGGAAAGCCGGCGCAAGAAGACCATCGGCCTCAAAGAGGTCGAGACCACCATCGCCACGATGGCCCGCATCCCGCCGAAGACCGTCTCCAAGGACGACGCCGAGGTGCTGGCGCATCTCGACGAGACCTTGAAGCGCGTCGTGTACGGCCAGGACAAGGCAATCGGGGCGCTCTCGTCCTCGATCAAGCTCGCGCGCGCGGGTCTGCGCGAACCCGAAAAGCCGATCGGCTGCTACCTGTTCTCCGGGCCCACCGGCGTCGGCAAGACCGAGGTGGCAAAGCAGCTCGCCGCGCTGCTCGGCGTGGAGCTGATCCGCTTCGACATGTCGGAATACATGGAGCGCCACACGGTCTCGCGCCTGATCGGCGCACCGCCCGGCTATGTGGGCTTCGACCAGGGCGGGCTGCTCACCGACGGGGTCGATCAGCATCCGCATTGCGTGCTGCTGCTCGACGAGATCGAGAAGGCGCACCCGGACCTGTTCAACGTGCTGCTCCAGATCATGGACCACGGCAAGCTGACCGATCACAACGGCAAGCAGGTCGACTTCCGCAACGTGATCCTGATCATGACGACGAACGCGGGCGCGTCCGATCTCGCCAAGGCGGCCTACGGCTTCACGCGCACCAAGCGCGAGGGCGACGACATGGAGGCGATCAACCGCATGTTCGCGCCGGAATTCCGCAACCGGCTCGACGCGACCATCACCTTCGCCCACCTCAACCAGGAGGTGATCGCGCAGGTCGTCGCCAAGTTCGTGATGCAGCTCGAGGCGCAACTCGCCGACCGCAACGTCACGATCGAGCTCTCGGACGAGGCCTCGAAGTGGCTGATCGCCCACGGCTACGACGAGCAAATGGGTGCGCGGCCGATGGCGCGCGTGATCCAGGAGCACATCAAGAAGCCGCTCGCCGATGTCGTGCTGTTCGGCGTCCTCAAGAGCGGCGGGCATGTGCGTGTCGTTCTCGCCAGGGACGAGGACGGCAACGAGAAGCTCAGCTTCGAGTATCCCGAAGGGCCGATCACGCCGAAGCAGGAGAAGCTGCCGGAGCCGCGCAAGAACCGCGTCAAGCGGCGGTCCGCGCCGCGCAAGCCGCGCCCGCCGGGACCGAAGGGCGGCACGCCGCCGTCCGGCCGCGGGTCGGTCCCGAAGGTGCCGCTGGTCAAGGTCTGA
- a CDS encoding MFS transporter, with translation MVSAALFDRRSRDWERPLVLLTMCLGVLVAQIDTSVVNLALNHINAYLEAGVSGLQWVIDAYNLTYAALLLTGGVLADLYGRRKIFALGIALFTIGSVICGLAPDVTTLIAGRAIAGLGAALEVPTTLAILTVTYPDPGERALPLGIWASCNGLAFIIGPTLGGVLVDHAGWRSIFLLIVPLCLLALALAWAAVRESSAPKGRHLDLPGQVFAVLTLGALSLAVIEGPRWGWASPWEIASVVVFAAALVAFLLIEARTPGAMMPLHLFRSRSLSASLAIAALMTFGMYAMLFLTPIYLQSVRGASAVSAGLLLLPMSLSFVIVAQLSGWLTNRIGPRLMLCGGMGGMGLGMLMMAFAIGSDALLPLEAALLVIGVGLGLNTAPVQNVAVASVPQERAGTASGLVNTARMVGATLGVAVLGLLFAVHGGAGDAAAGYWLPFIVGGCCAELLGVVLAVLFINDDVLKKKN, from the coding sequence ATGGTTTCAGCCGCACTATTTGATCGCCGCAGCCGCGATTGGGAACGCCCGCTCGTATTGCTCACGATGTGTCTCGGCGTGCTGGTCGCGCAGATCGACACGTCCGTAGTGAATCTCGCGCTCAATCATATCAATGCCTACCTCGAGGCCGGCGTCAGCGGCCTGCAATGGGTCATCGACGCGTACAACCTCACCTACGCGGCGCTGCTGCTGACCGGCGGCGTGCTCGCGGACCTTTACGGCCGCCGCAAGATCTTCGCGCTCGGAATTGCGCTGTTCACGATCGGATCCGTCATCTGCGGGCTTGCCCCGGACGTCACGACGCTGATCGCCGGCCGCGCGATCGCCGGCCTCGGCGCGGCGCTGGAAGTGCCGACCACGCTGGCGATCCTCACCGTCACCTACCCCGATCCGGGCGAGCGCGCCTTGCCGCTCGGCATCTGGGCGAGTTGCAACGGACTTGCCTTCATCATCGGGCCCACGCTCGGGGGCGTGCTCGTCGATCACGCCGGGTGGCGAAGCATCTTCCTGCTGATCGTTCCATTGTGCCTGCTCGCGCTGGCGCTGGCGTGGGCCGCCGTCCGCGAGTCGTCCGCGCCCAAGGGACGCCACCTCGATCTGCCGGGGCAGGTGTTCGCGGTCCTGACGCTGGGCGCGCTCTCGCTCGCCGTCATCGAGGGACCACGCTGGGGCTGGGCCTCGCCGTGGGAAATCGCGTCGGTTGTTGTCTTCGCCGCCGCATTGGTTGCCTTCCTGCTCATCGAAGCGCGCACCCCCGGCGCCATGATGCCGCTCCATCTGTTCCGCAGCCGGTCGCTCTCCGCCTCGCTCGCGATCGCCGCGCTGATGACGTTCGGCATGTACGCGATGCTGTTCCTCACGCCGATATATCTGCAATCGGTGCGTGGCGCCTCGGCGGTGAGTGCCGGCCTGCTGCTGCTGCCGATGTCGCTCAGCTTCGTGATCGTCGCGCAGCTCTCCGGCTGGCTGACCAACAGGATCGGGCCGCGCCTCATGCTCTGCGGCGGCATGGGGGGTATGGGTCTCGGCATGCTGATGATGGCATTCGCCATCGGCAGCGACGCGTTGCTGCCGCTCGAAGCCGCCCTGCTGGTCATCGGCGTCGGCCTCGGGCTCAACACGGCTCCGGTGCAGAACGTCGCCGTCGCGAGCGTACCGCAGGAGCGGGCGGGCACAGCGTCCGGCCTCGTCAATACGGCCCGTATGGTCGGCGCGACCCTTGGGGTCGCTGTCCTCGGGCTTCTCTTTGCCGTTCATGGCGGCGCCGGAGACGCGGCCGCGGGGTACTGGCTGCCTTTCATCGTCGGCGGCTGCTGCGCGGAGTTGCTCGGCGTGGTGCTGGCCGTCCTCTTCATCAATGACGATGTGCTGAAGAAGAAAAACTGA
- a CDS encoding methyltransferase domain-containing protein, which yields MTSNADTVVDQFTRQATPFANSAAMRDEDALRLLVEFSGAGPNDTVLDVACGPGLVVAALAKQCRHATGIDLTPAMIDKAREHATALGLANVEWRVGNVLPLPFPDRAFSVVVSRFAFHHFPDPLAVLREMARVCARPGRIVIADMAASEDPRKAAALNAMERLRDPSHTRALPLSEWRNLFGQAGLPAPREVCYDVRADLEGLLKTSFPAPGDESVIRKMFEDSLGNDGLGMKTKRKDDRILLSYPIAILAADRH from the coding sequence GTGACCTCGAACGCCGACACTGTGGTTGACCAGTTCACGCGGCAGGCAACGCCTTTCGCGAATTCGGCCGCGATGCGCGACGAGGACGCGCTGCGGCTCCTGGTCGAATTCTCGGGCGCAGGTCCGAACGACACGGTGCTCGATGTCGCTTGCGGACCGGGGCTCGTGGTCGCGGCCCTCGCGAAGCAATGCCGGCACGCAACTGGCATCGATCTGACTCCCGCGATGATCGACAAGGCGCGCGAGCACGCAACAGCGCTCGGCCTCGCCAATGTCGAGTGGCGAGTCGGCAACGTGCTGCCGCTGCCGTTTCCGGATCGCGCGTTCTCGGTCGTGGTGTCGCGTTTCGCGTTCCACCACTTTCCCGATCCGCTTGCCGTGCTGCGCGAGATGGCCCGGGTCTGCGCGCGGCCCGGCCGCATCGTCATCGCCGACATGGCGGCATCGGAGGATCCCAGAAAGGCCGCCGCGCTGAATGCGATGGAGCGGCTGCGCGATCCATCGCATACGCGCGCTTTGCCGCTCTCCGAATGGCGTAACCTGTTCGGGCAGGCCGGGCTGCCGGCGCCACGCGAGGTTTGTTACGACGTGCGCGCTGACCTGGAGGGATTGCTCAAGACTTCATTTCCAGCGCCCGGCGATGAGTCCGTGATCCGCAAGATGTTCGAGGACTCGCTCGGCAACGACGGTCTCGGCATGAAGACGAAGCGGAAGGACGACCGCATCCTGTTGTCCTATCCGATCGCGATCCTCGCGGCGGACCGCCACTAG
- a CDS encoding PaaI family thioesterase: MTDFPAVAAAIKHTLENQGFTRLVGADVVSVEPGVVVMAVSRRPELLQQNGLFHGGVLAYLIDNATTAAAGTMIDRATRSVITGEYKINLIAPSTGDRLTCRAEVVKPGRTLTVVEAKVFCRIDGADKLVAVALATIVNLDTKTPRA; this comes from the coding sequence ATGACGGACTTTCCAGCGGTCGCGGCTGCGATCAAGCACACGCTCGAAAACCAGGGCTTCACCAGGCTGGTCGGCGCGGACGTCGTCTCGGTCGAGCCGGGCGTGGTCGTGATGGCGGTGAGCCGAAGGCCGGAGCTCTTGCAGCAGAACGGCCTCTTCCATGGGGGAGTGCTGGCCTATCTGATCGACAACGCGACGACCGCTGCGGCTGGCACAATGATCGACCGGGCCACGCGCAGCGTCATCACCGGCGAATACAAGATAAACCTGATCGCGCCATCCACGGGCGACCGCCTCACCTGCCGAGCGGAAGTCGTGAAGCCTGGCCGCACACTGACGGTGGTCGAAGCAAAAGTGTTCTGCCGCATCGACGGCGCCGACAAGCTCGTCGCCGTCGCGCTCGCCACGATCGTCAACCTGGATACGAAGACGCCACGGGCCTAG
- a CDS encoding AzlC family ABC transporter permease: MSSPSDAQPVSTFAAFRAGFNATWTSAFTYVLLGNYVGIGAISHDFGFSIAWTLVATVLVWAGPAQVILVSTLGSGASLFEVALAVGLSGVRLLPMVVSMLPMLKRPGLRSWKLVLPAHFTAVSIWVEALRLLPAVPREGRISFLNGLGSGYTVCASAATLAGYYLAAGMPTLISAALLFLTPLAFLMSALRNARLLVDRVALGLGLVLGPLFAYGQVGLDLMWSGIVGGTAAYAVHRVREALQ; this comes from the coding sequence ATGTCTTCGCCGTCCGACGCACAGCCGGTCAGCACGTTCGCTGCGTTTCGCGCGGGCTTCAACGCAACATGGACCTCCGCCTTCACCTACGTGCTGCTCGGCAACTATGTCGGCATCGGCGCGATCTCGCACGACTTCGGCTTCAGCATCGCCTGGACCCTGGTGGCGACTGTGCTGGTCTGGGCCGGTCCCGCGCAGGTGATCCTCGTCTCGACGCTTGGCTCGGGGGCGAGCCTGTTCGAGGTCGCGCTCGCGGTCGGCCTGTCCGGCGTGCGGTTGCTGCCGATGGTCGTCTCGATGCTCCCGATGCTCAAGCGCCCCGGCCTGCGGTCATGGAAGCTCGTGCTGCCCGCGCATTTCACGGCGGTGAGCATCTGGGTCGAGGCACTGCGGCTGCTTCCCGCCGTGCCGCGCGAGGGGCGCATCTCGTTCCTCAACGGGCTCGGCTCCGGCTACACCGTCTGCGCCTCGGCCGCGACGCTTGCCGGTTATTATCTTGCCGCCGGCATGCCGACGCTGATCAGCGCGGCACTCCTGTTTCTCACGCCGCTCGCGTTCCTGATGTCGGCGCTGCGCAATGCGCGCCTGCTGGTCGACCGGGTCGCGCTCGGGTTGGGCCTCGTGCTCGGCCCGCTCTTCGCCTACGGGCAGGTTGGGCTCGATCTGATGTGGAGCGGCATCGTCGGCGGCACCGCCGCCTATGCGGTGCATCGCGTGCGCGAGGCGCTGCAATGA
- a CDS encoding AzlD domain-containing protein — MTALSGEFGAYLALVLVGFLPNEVWRWLAVIFSRGLGEDAEILIWVRAVATAILAGVIAKLTLFSPGVLATIPTPLRLGAVLIGVLAFALMRRSVFAGVLAGEAALILGALAFDS; from the coding sequence ATGACGGCGCTGTCGGGCGAATTCGGCGCATACCTCGCACTGGTGCTCGTCGGATTCCTCCCGAACGAGGTCTGGCGCTGGCTTGCGGTGATTTTTTCGCGGGGCCTTGGTGAAGATGCCGAAATCCTGATCTGGGTTCGCGCGGTCGCGACCGCGATTCTCGCCGGTGTCATCGCCAAGCTCACGCTCTTCTCGCCCGGCGTGCTCGCGACAATTCCGACACCGCTCCGCCTCGGCGCGGTGCTGATCGGCGTCCTCGCGTTTGCGCTGATGCGCCGCTCGGTGTTCGCCGGCGTGCTGGCGGGCGAGGCGGCGCTGATTCTGGGGGCGCTCGCTTTCGACAGCTAG
- a CDS encoding alpha-hydroxy acid oxidase codes for MGHTEIISRRRLLQFVAASPLFSQGALAEALRSSDPMEWAPRDLDKLIKEPGQAIDVFDFEPVMKQNVPPAHFGYMATGSDDEVTLRANREGFRKFVLRPRRLVDVSKIDMSANILGATYDSPIVVAPTGSNRAFHPDGELAVARAAKAGNHLQVLSTVASTSIEDAIAARGAPIWFQLYTTQRFEVAAALIKRAEAAGAPAIAVTLDVRTPLKWPTSIRLRRTDTRDCGSCHTPNSYLSSKPNFANIDLTGVTGTPVTNLTWDTVKRLRDTVKVKLLLKGILAFEDAKMAADAGVDAIVVSNHGGRAEDGVSSTIEVLPEIVEAVGGRMPILVDSGFRHGGEILKALALGAQAVCIGRPYLWGLGAFGQPGVERVLAILRGELRAAMQQAGAPSLKDITPAMVRRI; via the coding sequence ATGGGGCACACAGAGATCATCAGCCGCCGCCGCCTGCTGCAGTTTGTGGCGGCCAGCCCGCTGTTTTCGCAAGGTGCTCTCGCGGAAGCCTTGCGCTCCTCCGACCCGATGGAGTGGGCGCCGCGCGACCTCGACAAACTGATCAAGGAGCCCGGCCAGGCGATCGACGTGTTCGATTTCGAGCCGGTGATGAAACAGAACGTGCCGCCTGCCCATTTCGGCTACATGGCGACCGGCTCCGACGACGAAGTGACGCTGCGCGCCAATCGTGAGGGCTTCCGCAAATTCGTGCTGCGCCCGCGCCGCCTCGTCGATGTCAGCAAGATCGACATGAGCGCCAATATCCTCGGCGCCACCTACGACAGCCCGATCGTCGTCGCGCCGACGGGGAGCAACCGTGCCTTTCATCCCGACGGCGAGCTTGCGGTCGCGCGCGCCGCGAAGGCCGGCAATCACCTGCAGGTGCTTTCCACAGTCGCCAGCACCTCGATCGAGGACGCAATCGCGGCGCGCGGCGCGCCGATCTGGTTCCAGCTCTACACGACGCAGCGCTTCGAAGTCGCCGCCGCGCTGATCAAGCGGGCCGAGGCCGCCGGCGCCCCCGCGATTGCGGTGACGCTTGACGTGCGCACGCCGCTGAAATGGCCGACGTCGATCCGGCTGCGCCGCACCGACACCCGCGACTGCGGGAGTTGCCATACGCCGAACAGCTATCTCTCCAGCAAGCCGAATTTCGCTAATATCGACCTCACCGGCGTGACCGGCACGCCCGTCACCAACCTGACCTGGGACACGGTCAAGCGCCTGCGTGACACCGTAAAGGTCAAGCTGCTGCTCAAGGGCATTCTCGCTTTCGAGGACGCCAAGATGGCGGCCGACGCGGGCGTTGACGCCATCGTCGTCTCGAACCACGGCGGGCGCGCCGAAGACGGCGTCAGCTCGACCATTGAGGTACTCCCGGAGATCGTCGAGGCGGTCGGCGGGCGCATGCCGATCCTGGTCGACAGCGGCTTTCGCCATGGCGGCGAAATCCTGAAAGCCCTCGCGCTCGGTGCGCAGGCGGTGTGCATCGGGCGGCCCTATCTGTGGGGGCTCGGCGCGTTCGGCCAGCCGGGCGTCGAGCGCGTTCTGGCAATCCTGCGCGGCGAGCTCCGCGCAGCGATGCAGCAGGCTGGTGCGCCGTCGCTGAAGGACATCACGCCCGCGATGGTGCGGCGGATCTAG
- a CDS encoding HIT family protein yields the protein MPSYDPSNIFAKILRGELPCHKVYEDDKALAFLDIMPRAPGHALVLPKAPARNLLDVDPADLAHVMQVAQKIARAAVKVFNADGITVQQFNEGAGGQVVFHLHIHVIPRKEGVPLKPPASVKEEASVLSDQALKLAAALRS from the coding sequence ATGCCGAGCTACGACCCGAGCAACATCTTCGCCAAGATCCTCCGCGGCGAACTGCCCTGTCATAAGGTCTACGAGGACGACAAGGCGCTTGCCTTCCTCGACATCATGCCGCGTGCGCCGGGCCACGCGCTGGTGCTGCCGAAAGCGCCCGCGCGCAATCTTCTCGACGTCGATCCGGCGGATCTCGCGCACGTGATGCAGGTCGCGCAGAAGATCGCCAGGGCCGCCGTGAAGGTGTTCAACGCGGATGGGATCACCGTCCAGCAGTTCAACGAGGGCGCGGGCGGACAGGTCGTGTTCCATCTGCACATCCACGTCATTCCGCGCAAGGAAGGCGTGCCGCTGAAACCCCCGGCGAGCGTGAAGGAAGAGGCGAGCGTGCTCTCGGATCAGGCGCTGAAGCTCGCGGCGGCGTTGCGGAGCTGA
- a CDS encoding GNAT family N-acetyltransferase, with protein sequence MDKELRIRVLPAIADVPAAAWDACANPGSNSQDQAYNPFISHAFLSALEASGSATARTGWQPQHLIAETEDGAVLGAVPAYLKSHSRGEYVFDAGWADGYERAGGNYYPKVQVSVPFTPATGRRLLVPPGENTETVRRGLASGLIELANLRDASSVHVTFAPEREWRLLGELGFLQRNDQQFHWENANYATFDDFLGALAARKRKAIKRERREALSSGIEVQWLTGSDLTESVWDHFFAFYMETGSRKWGRPYLTRQFYSLIGKTMADKVLLVMAKRAGRYVAGAINFIGGDTLFGRHWGASEQHPFLHFELCYYQAIEYAIQNKLQRVEAGAQGEHKLARGYMPVTTYSAHYIADPALRRAIADYLKRERAYVAAAGSELAAMGPFRKDLAFEETS encoded by the coding sequence ATGGACAAAGAGCTGCGCATTCGGGTGCTCCCTGCGATTGCCGACGTTCCGGCGGCCGCATGGGACGCGTGCGCCAACCCTGGATCAAACTCGCAAGATCAGGCCTATAACCCTTTCATCTCGCACGCCTTTCTGTCTGCGCTGGAGGCCTCCGGCTCGGCCACGGCCCGCACCGGCTGGCAGCCGCAGCACCTGATCGCCGAGACGGAGGATGGCGCGGTACTGGGCGCTGTCCCGGCCTATCTCAAATCGCATTCGCGCGGCGAATACGTCTTCGATGCCGGCTGGGCTGACGGCTACGAGCGGGCCGGCGGCAACTATTACCCCAAGGTCCAGGTCTCCGTGCCGTTCACGCCAGCGACCGGACGCCGGCTGCTGGTGCCGCCCGGCGAAAATACCGAGACCGTCCGGCGCGGGCTCGCGAGCGGCCTCATCGAACTTGCGAACCTGCGCGACGCCTCATCGGTCCATGTGACCTTCGCGCCGGAACGCGAGTGGCGCCTGCTCGGCGAGCTCGGTTTCCTCCAGCGCAACGACCAGCAATTCCATTGGGAGAACGCGAACTACGCGACCTTCGACGACTTCCTCGGCGCGCTCGCGGCGCGCAAGCGCAAGGCGATCAAGCGCGAGCGGCGCGAGGCACTCTCGTCCGGCATCGAGGTGCAGTGGCTGACCGGTTCGGATTTGACCGAGAGCGTCTGGGACCACTTCTTCGCGTTCTATATGGAGACCGGCTCGCGCAAATGGGGCCGCCCCTATCTCACGCGGCAGTTCTACTCGCTGATCGGCAAGACCATGGCCGACAAGGTGCTGCTGGTGATGGCGAAGCGCGCCGGACGCTACGTTGCCGGCGCGATCAACTTCATCGGCGGCGACACGCTGTTCGGCCGCCACTGGGGGGCGAGCGAGCAACACCCGTTCCTGCACTTCGAGCTCTGCTACTACCAGGCCATCGAATATGCGATCCAGAACAAGCTGCAGCGCGTCGAGGCCGGCGCGCAGGGCGAGCACAAGCTTGCGCGCGGCTACATGCCGGTGACAACCTATTCGGCGCACTACATCGCCGACCCGGCGCTGCGCCGCGCCATCGCCGACTATCTTAAACGCGAGCGCGCCTATGTGGCGGCGGCAGGCTCGGAGCTTGCCGCGATGGGGCCGTTCCGCAAGGATTTGGCATTCGAAGAGACCTCGTAA